A genomic region of Phaeobacter gallaeciensis DSM 26640 contains the following coding sequences:
- the gcvP gene encoding aminomethyl-transferring glycine dehydrogenase has product MAFKLTDYEAYDFANRRHIGPSPREMADMLKVIGFNTLDELIDATVPSAIRQKEALDWGPAMTERDALFHMKEIAGKNKVLTSLIGQGYHGTTTPAPILRNILENPAWYTAYTPYQPEISQGRLEALLNFQTMVSDLTGLPVANASLLDEATAAAEAMAMAHRGSRSKANNAAFFVDKNCHPQTVAVIKTRAEPLGIDVVVAEPAELDAGAVFGAIFQYPGTHGHVTDFSDQIAALHEHKGIAVVAADILSLALLKSPGEMGADIAIGSTQRFGVPMGYGGPHAAYMATSDKLKRSMPGRIIGVSIDARGNKAYRLSLQTREQHIRREKANSNVCTAQALLAVIASMYAVYHGPDGIKAIAQSVHRKTARLAAGLEEAGFKVEPEVFFDTITVEVGHLQKTVMEAAVQRGINLRRVGETKVGISLDEQTRPETIEAVWGAFGIERKDDSSNKQYRLPEAMLRDSEYLTHPIFHKNRAEAEITRYMRRLADRDLALDRAMIPLGSCTMKLNATIEMIPVTWPEFGNLHPFVPEDQAQGYHQMIADLNDKLCQITGYDAISQQPNSGAQGEYAGLLTIRNYHASRGQAHRNVCLIPTSAHGTNPASAQMVGWKVVPIKADDNGNIDVADFREKAEKHSDHLAACMITYPSTHGVFETTVQEVCQITHDHGGQVYIDGANMNAMVGVSRPGDIGGDVSHLNLHKTFCIPHGGGGPGMGPIGVKAHLTEHLPGHPEYGTAVGPVSAAPFGSPSILPVSWAYILLMGGAGLTQATKVAILNANYIAARLQDAYPILYTSESGRVAHECILDTRPLNDEAGVSVDDVAKRLIDSGFHAPTMSWPVAGTLMVEPTESEPKDELDRFCEAMLSIRSEAQDIIDGKIDAENNPLKHAPHTVRDLVGEWDRPYSREQACFPPGNLGVDKYWPAVNRVDNAYGDRNLICTCPPMEDYAEAAE; this is encoded by the coding sequence ATGGCCTTCAAACTGACTGATTACGAAGCCTACGACTTTGCCAATCGCCGCCACATCGGGCCCAGCCCGCGTGAGATGGCTGATATGCTGAAGGTGATCGGCTTCAACACCCTCGATGAGCTGATCGACGCCACCGTGCCGTCCGCCATCCGCCAGAAAGAGGCGCTGGACTGGGGCCCGGCGATGACCGAACGCGATGCGCTCTTCCACATGAAAGAGATCGCGGGCAAGAACAAGGTGCTGACCTCCCTGATCGGTCAGGGCTACCACGGCACCACCACACCCGCCCCGATCCTGCGCAACATTCTGGAAAACCCCGCCTGGTACACGGCTTACACGCCCTATCAGCCCGAGATTTCGCAGGGTCGTCTTGAAGCGCTGTTGAACTTCCAGACCATGGTCAGCGATTTAACCGGCCTGCCGGTGGCCAATGCCTCGCTGCTCGACGAAGCCACTGCCGCCGCCGAAGCCATGGCGATGGCGCATCGCGGCTCGCGCTCCAAGGCGAATAACGCGGCCTTCTTCGTGGATAAGAACTGCCACCCGCAGACCGTCGCCGTGATCAAGACCCGCGCCGAGCCTCTGGGCATCGATGTTGTCGTTGCCGAACCGGCAGAACTGGATGCGGGCGCCGTCTTTGGCGCGATCTTCCAGTATCCCGGCACCCATGGTCACGTCACCGACTTCAGCGACCAGATTGCCGCCCTGCACGAGCACAAGGGCATCGCGGTTGTGGCCGCCGACATCCTGTCGTTGGCGCTGCTGAAATCCCCCGGTGAAATGGGCGCGGACATCGCCATCGGTTCGACCCAGCGTTTTGGCGTTCCGATGGGCTACGGCGGCCCGCACGCTGCCTATATGGCGACTTCGGACAAGCTGAAACGCTCGATGCCGGGCCGGATTATCGGCGTGTCCATCGATGCCCGCGGCAACAAGGCCTACCGCCTGTCGCTGCAAACCCGCGAACAGCACATCCGCCGCGAGAAAGCCAACTCCAACGTCTGTACCGCACAGGCGCTGCTGGCCGTGATCGCGTCGATGTATGCCGTCTACCACGGTCCCGATGGCATCAAGGCGATTGCCCAGTCCGTCCACCGCAAGACCGCGCGTCTGGCGGCTGGTCTGGAAGAGGCCGGGTTCAAGGTTGAGCCGGAAGTCTTCTTCGACACCATCACCGTCGAAGTTGGCCACCTGCAGAAAACCGTCATGGAAGCCGCCGTCCAGCGGGGCATCAACCTGCGCCGCGTCGGCGAAACCAAGGTTGGCATCTCGCTCGACGAACAGACCCGCCCCGAAACCATCGAGGCCGTCTGGGGTGCCTTTGGCATCGAGCGCAAGGACGACAGCTCCAACAAGCAGTACCGTCTGCCCGAAGCCATGCTGCGCGACAGCGAGTATCTGACTCACCCGATCTTCCACAAGAACCGGGCCGAGGCAGAGATCACCCGCTACATGCGCCGTCTAGCCGACCGCGACCTGGCGCTGGACCGTGCGATGATCCCGCTTGGCTCCTGCACCATGAAGCTGAACGCGACCATCGAAATGATCCCGGTCACCTGGCCGGAATTTGGCAACCTGCACCCCTTCGTTCCCGAAGATCAGGCGCAGGGCTACCACCAGATGATCGCCGATCTGAACGACAAGCTGTGCCAGATCACCGGCTATGATGCGATCTCCCAGCAGCCGAACTCCGGTGCGCAGGGCGAATATGCGGGCCTGCTGACGATCCGCAACTACCACGCATCGCGTGGCCAAGCGCATCGCAACGTCTGCCTGATCCCAACCTCGGCTCATGGCACCAACCCTGCGTCCGCGCAAATGGTAGGCTGGAAAGTGGTTCCGATCAAAGCGGACGACAACGGCAACATCGACGTCGCAGATTTCCGCGAGAAGGCAGAGAAACACTCTGACCACCTTGCGGCCTGCATGATCACCTACCCGTCCACCCATGGCGTGTTTGAGACCACCGTTCAGGAGGTCTGCCAGATCACCCATGATCACGGCGGTCAGGTCTATATCGATGGCGCCAATATGAACGCGATGGTGGGTGTGTCCCGTCCGGGTGATATTGGCGGCGACGTCAGCCACCTGAACCTGCACAAGACCTTCTGCATTCCGCATGGCGGTGGTGGCCCCGGCATGGGTCCGATCGGCGTCAAGGCGCATCTGACCGAGCACCTGCCGGGTCACCCGGAATACGGCACCGCCGTGGGTCCGGTCTCAGCGGCGCCCTTCGGCTCGCCTTCGATCCTGCCGGTCAGCTGGGCGTATATCCTGCTGATGGGTGGCGCTGGCCTGACCCAGGCGACCAAGGTGGCAATTCTCAACGCCAACTACATCGCCGCGCGTCTGCAGGATGCCTATCCGATCCTCTACACCTCCGAATCCGGTCGTGTGGCGCATGAGTGCATTCTGGACACCCGTCCGCTGAATGACGAGGCTGGCGTCTCCGTTGACGATGTGGCCAAGCGCCTGATCGACAGCGGGTTCCACGCGCCGACCATGTCCTGGCCGGTGGCTGGCACGCTGATGGTGGAGCCGACGGAATCCGAACCCAAGGATGAGCTGGACCGCTTCTGCGAAGCCATGCTGTCCATCCGGTCGGAAGCGCAGGATATCATCGACGGTAAGATCGATGCTGAAAACAACCCGCTGAAGCACGCCCCACACACGGTGCGCGATCTGGTTGGTGAGTGGGATCGTCCCTACTCGCGCGAGCAGGCCTGCTTCCCTCCGGGCAACCTCGGCGTTGATAAATACTGGCCGGCGGTGAACCGCGTCGACAACGCCTATGGCGACCGCAACCTGATCTGCACCTGCCCTCCGATGGAGGACTATGCAGAGGCGGCTGAATAA
- the gcvH gene encoding glycine cleavage system protein GcvH produces MTTYYSEDHEWITVEGDTATLGITKHAADQLGEVVFVEQQDTGEEFEKGGEIGVIESVKAASEIYAPLDGEITAVNEDLADNPSALNEDPEGAAWIYKIKLSDSAQLEDLMDLDGYKALIG; encoded by the coding sequence ATGACCACCTATTATTCCGAAGATCACGAATGGATCACCGTCGAGGGCGACACCGCCACGCTCGGCATCACCAAACACGCGGCTGACCAGCTGGGCGAAGTTGTCTTTGTCGAGCAGCAGGACACCGGCGAAGAGTTCGAAAAAGGCGGCGAGATCGGCGTCATTGAATCGGTGAAAGCGGCGTCGGAAATCTACGCGCCTCTGGATGGTGAAATCACCGCCGTGAACGAAGATCTGGCCGACAACCCCAGCGCCCTGAACGAAGACCCGGAAGGCGCGGCCTGGATCTACAAAATCAAGCTCTCCGACAGCGCCCAGCTGGAAGATCTGATGGATCTGGACGGCTACAAGGCCCTGATCGGCTGA
- the gcvT gene encoding glycine cleavage system aminomethyltransferase GcvT: MTDAPKRTPLYDLHVALGGKMVDFAGWEMPVQYPMGIMGEHKQCREKAALFDVSHMGQVILRGDNVGEKLEAICPQAYATLKEGKARYGFFTNEDGGIMDDLIVSNAGDHYFVVVNAALRHQDIPHMKAHLDGVEVTEIFDRALVAVQGPAAENVVGDLCPAAREMKFMETIVADIDGVECRLSRLGYTGEDGYEISIPDADAERITKLFLAHEDCEPAGLGARDSLRLEAGLCLYGNDIDQSTSPIEASLAWAIQKRRKEEGGFPGADRIQKELADGAAKKLVGIKPSGRAPARQHVEIQCAEGNTIGEITSGCFGPTVGGPVAMGYVAAPHGKAGEQVKLIIRGKAHDAEIVALPFVTQNYKR, translated from the coding sequence ATGACCGACGCGCCGAAACGTACTCCGCTCTATGACCTGCATGTCGCCCTCGGCGGCAAGATGGTCGACTTTGCCGGCTGGGAAATGCCGGTCCAATACCCCATGGGCATCATGGGAGAGCACAAGCAGTGCCGCGAGAAAGCTGCGCTGTTCGATGTCAGCCACATGGGTCAGGTGATCCTGCGCGGCGACAACGTCGGCGAGAAACTGGAAGCGATCTGCCCGCAGGCCTATGCCACCCTCAAGGAAGGCAAGGCGCGCTATGGTTTCTTCACCAATGAAGACGGCGGCATCATGGATGACCTCATCGTCTCCAACGCTGGCGACCATTATTTCGTCGTGGTGAACGCAGCCCTGCGTCATCAGGACATTCCCCATATGAAGGCGCATCTCGACGGCGTCGAAGTAACTGAGATCTTCGACCGGGCACTGGTCGCTGTTCAGGGTCCCGCCGCCGAAAACGTCGTAGGCGATCTTTGCCCTGCTGCCCGTGAGATGAAGTTCATGGAAACCATCGTCGCTGATATCGACGGTGTGGAATGCCGCCTGTCACGCCTCGGCTACACCGGCGAAGATGGCTATGAGATTTCCATTCCCGATGCAGACGCCGAACGCATCACCAAACTGTTCCTGGCCCATGAGGATTGTGAGCCGGCTGGTCTAGGCGCGCGTGACAGCCTGCGTCTGGAAGCCGGTCTTTGCCTCTATGGCAACGACATCGACCAGTCGACCTCCCCGATTGAGGCGTCGCTGGCCTGGGCGATCCAGAAACGCCGCAAGGAAGAAGGCGGCTTCCCCGGTGCCGACCGCATCCAGAAAGAGCTGGCCGACGGCGCTGCCAAGAAACTGGTCGGGATCAAACCCTCCGGTCGCGCCCCTGCCCGTCAGCACGTCGAGATCCAATGCGCCGAAGGCAACACCATCGGTGAGATCACCTCCGGCTGCTTTGGCCCCACCGTCGGCGGCCCGGTTGCCATGGGCTATGTTGCGGCCCCGCACGGCAAAGCCGGCGAACAAGTCAAGCTGATCATTCGGGGCAAGGCCCATGACGCAGAAATCGTCGCCCTGCCCTTCGTCACCCAGAATTACAAACGCTAA
- a CDS encoding alanine/glycine:cation symporter family protein: MEVLNSIVGYINGIVWGPLMLVLILGVGLFLQVGLKLMPILRIGTGFALLFKGREAGDGEGQISPFNALMTALSATIGTGNIAGVATAVFLGGPGALFWMWMTALVGMATKYSEAVLAVKYREQDGQGNYVGGPMYYIKNGLGQKWAWLGFAFALFGAIAAFGIGNGVQANGVAQVLETNFGFNPSITGIVLMALTGAVILGGITRIGAVAGKLVPFMAVSYITIGLLVLIINADQLGNALGLVFTYAFTPSAAEGGFAGAAVWAAIRFGVARGVFSNEAGLGSAPIAHAAAETKGPVNQGLIAMLGTFIDTIIVCSITGLAIIASGAWTSGESGAALTSLAFETSLPGFGGYVIAIALSIFAFTTILGWSYYGEKCVGYLLGAKVLIGYRVLWIVAIYFGATADLGFIWLLADTLNAMMAIPNLIALALLSPVVFKVTKEFFASNGQTEEPSKGAAE, from the coding sequence ATGGAAGTTCTGAATTCAATTGTGGGCTATATCAACGGGATCGTCTGGGGCCCGCTGATGTTGGTCCTCATTCTTGGCGTTGGCCTGTTTTTGCAGGTCGGGCTGAAGCTGATGCCCATCCTGCGCATCGGCACCGGCTTTGCGCTGCTGTTCAAAGGCCGCGAGGCGGGCGATGGCGAAGGCCAGATCTCACCGTTTAACGCGCTGATGACCGCGCTGTCCGCCACCATCGGCACCGGCAACATCGCCGGCGTTGCAACCGCCGTGTTCCTCGGCGGTCCCGGCGCGCTGTTCTGGATGTGGATGACCGCACTTGTGGGTATGGCCACCAAATATTCTGAAGCCGTGCTGGCGGTGAAATACCGTGAGCAGGACGGTCAGGGCAACTACGTCGGTGGCCCGATGTATTACATCAAAAATGGTCTTGGCCAGAAATGGGCCTGGCTGGGCTTTGCCTTTGCTCTGTTCGGCGCAATTGCGGCCTTTGGCATCGGCAACGGTGTGCAGGCCAATGGTGTGGCGCAGGTGCTGGAAACCAACTTTGGCTTCAACCCGTCCATCACCGGTATCGTGCTGATGGCGCTGACCGGTGCCGTGATCCTCGGCGGTATCACCCGCATTGGGGCTGTGGCCGGTAAGCTGGTGCCGTTCATGGCCGTGAGCTACATCACCATCGGTCTGTTGGTGCTGATCATCAACGCCGACCAACTGGGCAACGCCTTGGGTCTGGTTTTCACCTATGCCTTCACCCCTTCCGCTGCTGAAGGTGGCTTTGCCGGGGCTGCGGTCTGGGCCGCGATCCGCTTTGGTGTGGCGCGTGGCGTGTTCTCGAACGAAGCCGGTCTGGGCTCCGCTCCGATTGCGCATGCCGCAGCTGAGACCAAAGGTCCGGTAAACCAGGGTCTGATCGCGATGCTGGGCACGTTCATCGACACCATCATCGTCTGCTCCATCACCGGTCTGGCGATCATCGCCTCCGGCGCCTGGACCTCGGGCGAAAGTGGCGCTGCGCTGACGTCGCTGGCGTTTGAAACCTCCCTGCCCGGCTTTGGTGGCTATGTGATTGCCATCGCGCTGTCGATCTTTGCCTTTACCACCATTCTCGGCTGGTCCTACTATGGCGAGAAATGCGTCGGCTACCTGCTGGGCGCCAAGGTGCTGATCGGCTACCGTGTGCTGTGGATCGTCGCGATCTACTTTGGGGCCACCGCTGATCTGGGCTTCATCTGGCTGCTGGCAGACACGCTGAACGCCATGATGGCGATCCCGAACCTGATCGCCCTCGCCCTGCTGAGCCCGGTTGTCTTCAAGGTGACCAAGGAGTTCTTTGCCTCCAACGGGCAGACCGAAGAGCCGAGCAAAGGCGCGGCAGAATAA
- the lipA gene encoding lipoyl synthase, with translation MNVPMPRLRHPEKSKKADSEIPRKPKWIRRKKIESAEYFETRRLMRDHNLTTVCEEAACPNIGECWSKRHATMMIMGEVCTRGCSFCNVSTGRPDALDAFEPGRVALAVKKLALRHVVITSVDRDDLEDGGAEHIAQTIRAVRHQTPDTTIEVLTPDFLGKGNAAEIVFEAAPDVFNHNLETVPHLYPRVRPGARYYSSLRLLDDAKRANPQVFTKSGLMVGMGETLEDLRQVMDDLRAADVDFLTVGQYLQPTPKHHPIDRFVTPEEFEQIERMARSKGFLGVSATPLTRSSFHADEDFAALKEARNRQLASVNVGGEQ, from the coding sequence ATGAACGTCCCGATGCCGCGGCTCCGCCACCCGGAAAAGTCGAAAAAGGCCGATAGCGAGATCCCGCGCAAGCCGAAGTGGATCCGCCGCAAGAAAATCGAGAGCGCGGAATATTTCGAAACCCGTCGTCTGATGCGGGACCACAATCTGACCACCGTCTGTGAAGAGGCCGCCTGCCCCAACATCGGTGAATGCTGGTCCAAACGCCACGCCACCATGATGATCATGGGCGAGGTCTGCACCCGTGGCTGTTCCTTCTGCAACGTCTCCACCGGCCGCCCCGATGCGCTGGACGCCTTTGAGCCGGGCCGCGTGGCCTTGGCAGTGAAGAAACTGGCGCTGCGTCATGTGGTGATCACCAGCGTTGACCGCGACGATCTTGAGGACGGCGGCGCCGAGCATATTGCCCAGACCATCCGCGCCGTGCGACACCAGACCCCCGACACCACGATTGAGGTGCTGACCCCGGATTTCCTCGGCAAAGGCAACGCCGCAGAGATCGTGTTTGAGGCCGCGCCGGATGTGTTCAACCACAATCTGGAAACCGTGCCGCACCTCTACCCCCGTGTCCGCCCCGGCGCGCGCTATTACAGCTCGCTGCGCCTGCTGGATGACGCCAAACGCGCCAATCCGCAGGTGTTCACCAAATCCGGCCTGATGGTTGGCATGGGCGAAACTTTGGAAGATCTGCGTCAGGTGATGGACGATCTGCGCGCCGCAGATGTCGATTTCCTGACCGTGGGCCAATATTTGCAGCCCACCCCGAAACATCATCCGATTGATCGCTTCGTCACCCCTGAGGAGTTCGAGCAGATTGAGCGGATGGCCCGCAGCAAAGGGTTCCTGGGTGTCTCGGCGACACCTCTGACCCGCTCATCCTTCCACGCGGATGAGGATTTTGCAGCGCTGAAAGAGGCCCGGAACAGGCAGCTCGCCAGCGTCAATGTCGGGGGTGAACAGTAA
- the lpdA gene encoding dihydrolipoyl dehydrogenase has product MSLYDLIVIGGGPGGYVAAIRAAQLGLKVACIEGRGTLGGTCLNVGCIPSKAMLSSSGKYESLSHLAGHGIAIDGARLDLDAMMARKDKIVGDLTKGIAFLFKKNGVDLIEGWASIPAVGKVKVGDEIHETKNILIASGSEPTPLPGVDIDEGDVVSSTGALTLPEVPKHLVVVGAGVIGLELGQVWSRLGAKVTVVEYLDRILPGIDGEIAKLAQRALSKRGLKFQLGRALKFIDRGEEGLTLTLDRVGKDKEEQLVADKVLIAIGRRPVIRGLGLEALGVSVNARGFVEVDERFSTSVEGIYAIGDCVPGPMLAHKAEEDGVACVEMLAGQAGHVDYNTVPGIVYTDPEVASVGKTEEALKEAGTDYIVGKFTFMANSRARAQGETDGAVKVLATPEGQILGAHICGAHGGDLIAELVLAMTKGATVGEVAATCHAHPAMAEAVKEACLDAMGRAIHA; this is encoded by the coding sequence ATGAGCCTATATGACCTGATCGTTATTGGTGGTGGCCCGGGCGGCTATGTTGCAGCCATTCGCGCGGCTCAGCTGGGTCTCAAGGTGGCCTGTATCGAAGGGCGCGGAACCCTGGGCGGTACCTGTCTTAATGTCGGCTGTATCCCCTCCAAGGCGATGCTCTCCTCCTCCGGTAAATATGAAAGCCTGTCGCATTTGGCCGGTCACGGGATTGCTATTGATGGCGCCCGGCTGGATCTGGACGCGATGATGGCGCGCAAGGACAAGATTGTCGGCGATCTTACCAAAGGCATTGCCTTCCTGTTCAAGAAGAACGGCGTTGATCTGATCGAAGGCTGGGCCAGCATTCCCGCTGTCGGCAAGGTGAAGGTTGGCGACGAGATCCACGAGACCAAGAACATCCTGATCGCCTCCGGCTCCGAACCCACCCCGCTGCCGGGCGTCGATATCGACGAGGGCGACGTGGTGTCCAGCACCGGCGCGCTGACCCTGCCAGAGGTGCCCAAGCATCTGGTGGTGGTCGGTGCCGGTGTCATCGGGCTGGAGCTGGGTCAGGTCTGGTCGCGTCTTGGTGCAAAGGTCACCGTGGTCGAATATCTCGACCGGATCCTGCCGGGCATCGACGGCGAAATCGCCAAACTGGCACAGCGCGCCCTGTCCAAACGGGGGCTGAAGTTCCAGCTGGGCCGCGCGCTGAAATTCATCGACCGGGGTGAGGAGGGACTGACCCTGACGCTGGACCGCGTCGGCAAAGACAAAGAAGAGCAGCTGGTCGCAGACAAGGTGCTGATCGCCATCGGCCGTCGCCCGGTGATCCGGGGTCTGGGGCTGGAAGCGCTGGGTGTTTCCGTCAATGCGCGCGGCTTTGTCGAGGTGGACGAACGCTTCTCCACATCTGTCGAAGGCATTTATGCGATTGGTGATTGTGTGCCTGGCCCGATGCTGGCGCATAAGGCTGAGGAGGACGGCGTGGCCTGTGTCGAGATGCTCGCCGGTCAGGCGGGGCATGTGGATTACAACACGGTCCCCGGCATCGTCTATACGGACCCCGAAGTGGCATCGGTGGGCAAGACCGAAGAGGCGCTGAAAGAGGCGGGCACGGATTACATTGTCGGCAAATTCACCTTCATGGCCAATTCCCGTGCCCGTGCGCAGGGCGAAACCGACGGCGCGGTCAAAGTGCTGGCAACGCCCGAAGGCCAGATCCTGGGCGCCCATATCTGCGGCGCACATGGCGGTGATCTGATCGCCGAACTGGTGCTGGCCATGACCAAAGGCGCCACCGTTGGTGAGGTGGCGGCCACCTGCCACGCGCATCCGGCGATGGCCGAAGCGGTGAAGGAAGCCTGCCTTGATGCCATGGGCCGGGCCATCCACGCCTGA
- a CDS encoding helix-turn-helix domain-containing protein → MEPINPEDGAPVAEVAEAPDGDALGKMIRDSRKEKGLTLEEAAKAANIGRSTLSKIENNQTRPSFEIIRRLMQTLDLQTPQLFVQSAKSDISGRRDYTRKGEGEHQETETYDHELLCTELTSKRMLPYFSRIKARDVSEFETWIRHSGEEFMLVISGELVLYTEHYRPLPMKAGDTVYYDSGMGHCCVSTSEEDAHVLWVSLD, encoded by the coding sequence ATGGAACCTATCAATCCGGAAGACGGTGCCCCCGTGGCAGAGGTTGCCGAGGCCCCGGACGGCGATGCGCTGGGGAAAATGATTCGAGATTCGAGGAAGGAAAAGGGCCTGACGCTGGAGGAGGCGGCCAAGGCTGCCAATATCGGGCGCTCCACCCTGTCGAAGATCGAGAACAACCAGACCCGCCCCAGTTTCGAGATCATTCGCCGCCTGATGCAGACGCTGGATCTGCAAACCCCGCAACTCTTCGTGCAATCCGCCAAGAGCGATATTTCCGGTCGGCGCGACTACACCCGCAAGGGCGAGGGCGAGCATCAGGAAACCGAGACCTACGACCATGAGCTGCTCTGCACCGAGCTGACCAGCAAACGGATGCTGCCTTATTTCAGCCGGATCAAGGCGCGGGATGTGTCGGAGTTTGAAACCTGGATCCGCCACAGTGGTGAGGAATTCATGTTGGTGATCAGCGGGGAACTAGTCCTTTATACAGAACATTACCGCCCACTGCCGATGAAGGCCGGCGATACGGTCTATTATGATAGCGGTATGGGCCACTGCTGCGTCTCAACCAGCGAGGAGGACGCGCATGTCCTCTGGGTCTCGCTGGACTGA